One genomic region from Verrucomicrobiota bacterium encodes:
- a CDS encoding NUDIX domain-containing protein, whose protein sequence is MKWIRHACRAVIIRNHRLLAIKMCDRSGIFYVLPGGGQIHGETMREGLVRECREEINLDVRVGRLLYVREYIGRNHNFSKFHRDFHQVETVFSCSIPEDAEPSPGTETDRKQIGIEWLDLKTLTSVRFLPTDAVSVIQKELELENDLYLGDIN, encoded by the coding sequence ATGAAGTGGATTCGCCATGCCTGCCGGGCGGTTATCATCCGAAACCACCGGTTGCTAGCGATTAAAATGTGTGATCGCAGCGGCATATTTTACGTCCTACCCGGAGGAGGTCAGATCCACGGAGAAACGATGCGGGAAGGTCTCGTTAGGGAGTGCCGAGAGGAAATCAACCTCGATGTTCGCGTGGGCAGACTGCTGTACGTCCGCGAGTATATTGGTAGAAACCACAACTTCTCGAAATTCCACCGCGACTTCCATCAAGTGGAAACCGTGTTTTCCTGTTCCATTCCCGAGGACGCTGAGCCTTCTCCCGGCACCGAAACGGATCGCAAACAGATCGGCATAGAATGGCTGGACCTCAAGACCCTCACCTCGGTCAGATTCCTTCCCACAGATGCCGTTTCAGTGATCCAGAAAGAACTGGAACTAGAAAACGATCTCTATCTCGGGGATATCAATTGA